Part of the Oryzias melastigma strain HK-1 linkage group LG24, ASM292280v2, whole genome shotgun sequence genome, AAGTCTACTgataataaaagcatgcatcagcgtCTCCATGTTTGCAGGAGAGAGAATTGGGCGGACTCTAGCCAAATTTCTAAGATGATAAAAACCAGTTTTGATCACCTGCTTAATATGTGGAATAAAAGTTAGCTTAGAGTCAAAGGTATGTTAGGTAGCAGGTaggttttccaaccaacctgctgttgaagctccctattggctaaacatacttGATCCAGGCATTCTACAGCACATAAGGAAgaatttctgaaaaaccagcaggaggctggaTGTCTCCCTGGATGTCTTGAGTTtcacacccctgatctaaatgtACAAGACCTTTGATATGGTTTCAGTATCTCAACATAGGAGCAGAGAGACAAATATCCCACCAGCCAAATTACACTACCTGGTATTTGAACCCTCTGTGGTTCATTGACTTCATGTGATTGCTGATTAAATCCATGACTCCTTATCTTCTTTCGCACATTACGAAGCCTCTCTTCAATGAATCCTGTAGCAGGATAGTAGTagatttttccgtttttaaCAGCTTTCCGACTTTTGGACAGCCATATTTCCTGGAACAAAAATAACCCATAAtagaactcaatcacacaacaTAGTTTCAATCTTCCCAGACACGACATATCCCGTGGATTGCTCTACTTAGCCCAGGGTTCATACACTTTTTTTAGCAATGGTTTCCCcaaatttttgctcaaatttgTGGGCTACACGTAATGGGTGCAGCCAAGAGGCACATTGCTGTTCAGGAAAGTAGCACATAGCTACTTTTGGAGCTAGCCTATGAGGCTGAATGCTgttgtcctttttgttttttaagaaagtgaaaGTGGGTTTGTTCATAATTTTCAAATAAGTGCCGCCAGTAttgagcttctttcttggtcACTTGGACCGGAGAAAGTCCAGCTAGAAAATGCAGCAGGGCTTCCGTGTCCGGGCAAGGGTCAATCCAGTACTATATGTCATTGATCAAAACCCATTAGAAACCCTGGGTAAGGGTATTGCTTTATAAACTTAGGACATTATTTGCATTTACAACAGAATTTTCTATACCAAAATTGTGTTTGCACATCTGACATGTTTATCTCTTAATCAATAGGCAGGTGGATGAAAACTCACATGTCCAGATGCTGAACCGTCATGCAATGATGGGAAAGTCTGCACCAAGGACAGTGCGAGGGCCTCTTTAGTGGCTGTGGTTGGCCTGTAAACAAAGATCCAGTATTGCACCATTATCAATATAGTTTTGGGCACAGGAAAAACATTATATAggctaggggtgtaacggatcacggataatccgtggtccgtacggctCAGAGGCCACGGTTCGGCACATACGTGTATCACACCAAGCCCCACCCCCTGTGCACGCACACACCTGGGGCTAGCAGAATTGAAATTTATTGTTTAACATTGAATGAAATGCGTGTCAAATTCATgcaaatcctctttgttttgacgAGCACTAAAGTATCTGCTTCACGgttatcttaaagtctgttcacctCAAGCTCCCACTGTGTGCGGGAGGACCTtcaatcaaaaacttttctcagcttcataaTGAAGGATGCGGATCGATAGATatcaggtgttttattttaagagcTGActaaaagcatcggtacacgtttacatttctggattcaGAGAATTTCCCAGTTATAAGCAGCAACTGTCCCGCACTGGAGAAAGCCGCTCAGTAACGGACTTGCTGATGCCATCAGGGGACGAatgtatggcaagcaaaagaggtcaaatgagaacatttgtattttaaggggtactccagatagatttggtattttcaactctgtttaaaagcattcttttctcagtttttgtagatttggtctgaagacatgtaaatgtaatgagaaactacatgttttaggattttttttttgttcaaagttaaaagatgttttgttttaataaatgggcctcaatgagcaaaagttttgatgttgcatatataaatattgtgtgcgAGTACTTTTTATGCTTATTGGATATATGATTCAAAGCATTTCCATAAATTAATGTAGCTTTtatcttggttttttttttttttttactttttactgatttgaaaaatgattcGAACTGTGAaactaaaaccgtgacacgatccgaaccgtgagctttgtgatccgttacactcCTAATATAGGCCCTCTTAATAGATATccgaaaaaaatatttatgttttcccTTGCCTCATGCTCACATTTAAAATCTTGTAATATTTTATAGGGTCAAATTTGGATCAGCTTCAAattaataatctgtttttttttcacactctTTAAACTGATCCAAATTTGACAGCATTATTTTTGCAGTTAAAACCATATTTCCGAAATAACTTTTTATATATCGCATCATGTCAATTATGATTCTTAACCATCCTCCCTCTTTCTCATACACATTTCATTCTTCCATTccacaaaaaagtgtttacatCTACCTCAAGCGTAACTGTAGGGCTGACATACCTCTCTCCAAACTTGTCTATGAGGAACGATACCAATATTTGAACAAGGACAATCCTCTGTCTTCTGGATATGGCACCAACATCATCCAGGCTTCTCAAAATGTCTTTACCACTAAGAGTGTCATTTAGGACTTGTCGGATATCCTGACGAAACAGTTGTCAAAGTTGAGTTTAAAAAAGGTGTATAGGTTTTTATGGACCAAGAGTCTGAAAATAACATCCACccgtctgtctgtccatccatccatccatccatccatccatccatccatccaaaatGTGTACTTTTTGCAAGCCTACAATCCATTTGTCCATCTccttcaaattaattttattccGAATACAATGGATCAACATCTGTGCAAAATCTGAGATTTATGTCCCTCACAAATCCAGTTACACTGTACATGCTGTGGGGACTTACCCCATTGATAttacattagggctgccacaaacaattatttcaatagtcgactaatctctgattatttttttcgattagtaaactaatcggttcgtgcggcgactggatgtaaaacactcatcttaaccataattggctttaaacttgaagtatttaagctatatgctaagtaaaattaaagacaatagtttattaagcctttaatgaatcatgcaggttCTCTCCTTAATTTGATTCTGGCATTAAAAcgagacttaaatcaaatgaggtaatctgaatcaacaacagaaaacttaataaaagcttgcaagtattttttaaagctttaatacgtatattaaataaaacatgcgtaaagtatttcaaaagctattagcagatataaacacactcaaaatatttaactcaaaatatttaactattttattaaatatttaatatttaactaACCGGCTTAGCACCACGGCGCATTTGTGAAGAGAAcggcagacccggcattagaaagcgcacaccgtagttttgagatcaaaacaaggaaaaaacaaacaaaaaacgacgcttcgactaCCAAAATAgtagtcgactattttaatagttgacgtAGTCGAGACTaatcgaataatcgtggcagccctatatTACATACACAAAAAGAATTGTATGGTACCACTCGATCTTTATGGTTAATATAAATCTGTATTTACAATGTTATCAAGTGCCTAAGTGAAACAAGAGAAGTTGGATTCAGAGTGGGACTTACATCTCCAAACAGAGCTTTAGTTTAAATAGAACTACTTACAAAGACAGAGCTTGGTGATAGAAGCAGAACTTCAGATGCTTCTTCTGATTCTTCTGCAGGCAATATTGTGGCGACATTGTGGCTTGTTGATGGTGTAATAGGTCTTTCGGCATTCAAACTCATCTGcagcaaaatgaaataaagcttttattgagcACAGAGTCATTTTTGGTTAACACATTTTCGTTACTACACAGTATGAAAGAATTGGGGATTATGTGAAGGGTTTTTGGCCACACATGgacaaaaaacattgaaacaaatCACTCTGAAGCCAAATTCGTACATTCACTTCTTTCAGCCAACAAACATGCATTTAAATAAGGTAATAGAGAAAAGAGGATGAGTGGGGTTAAGAGTTTACAGTTAGAATTTTGCAGTTCAAGCAAGACATGGACAAATTACATCAGGTGAATGGTATGCACTAGAGGAGTTTAATGGGTTAGTGTTTAATTTTAggtagaaattaaataaatctgttacttacaacacaaatacttttatttcagTCCAAGTTGATTCCTCATCTCAGTAGTCCAAagcatttccattttaaaagGGAGTTCTATTTTATGTACAAGTCGGAGTGGCAGTTCAAAAACAACTAATGCTTGGCAACCAAGTGttttgttgaaaacattttcctGACAATagattatcctaaaaaacgaATGTGTGATTTTCcagttatttaataaaaaaaacaaatctgcacttcttaaataataaattaataccTTGTTGAGTCACTGTTAAATTCGTTGTGACAACAATTTCAAGCTAAATTGCAAAGCCGAACTGTTGTCTAAAAAAGTCTATAGCGGAGAGAAATGTACATTGTATCATCACCAACTCTGTATGACTGGACTGCGTGTAGTGGGTGGTGATCAAGCAGCTCTTTGACTTCAATAGCCAGCAAATCTTTGGTTTGAATCACATTGTAAGCAAAGAAATGCTTCACAAATCCTATCGTTTCCCACCTCTGAACAACAAGTTTTATAGTTTGCTGGTGAACTAAAATGACTTTTATGAGGCCAAACTCAGGCTCTCCATCTTGATCATTGGACATAAACACTGTCATGCCTGGCCTGTATGTAGTTCCCCTTACCGTGACCCTTGCTGGTACATACAGTTCAGTGAAAAGGGGAATTTCAGGCAGAACACATCTCTCTCTAAAGAGTTCAATATCGGGTGCTGTACCCAGGACCAATTTCAGTGTTGTGGTTTAAGACAGAACCAGATAGGAAACTATAGCATTGTGTTATCTGATGTCTATAGGCCATAGTTTTGCAAATATTCCGAAAGTTGCAAGTGATATGACTGACTCGTTTAAAGAAGCCATGCTTTGCCTCAAATCGCATAACCCACAAACAACTCAATGGCCCAAGCTTTCGAATGGCTCTGGGATAATGGACCATGAAGTGGTGTTTGG contains:
- the LOC112137320 gene encoding uncharacterized protein LOC112137320 isoform X2; protein product: MDSFVANKLIEWQLPELTDIFKDQEIDEEAFKLLDAETIRNLIPKVGPRLKFSKLHKELMSLNAERPITPSTSHNVATILPAEESEEASEVLLLSPSSVFDIRQVLNDTLSGKDILRSLDDVGAISRRQRIVLVQILVSFLIDKFGERPTTATKEALALSLVQTFPSLHDGSASGHEIWLSKSRKAVKNGKIYYYPATGFIEERLRNVRKKIRSHGFNQQSHEVNEPQRVQIPDQGCETQDIQGDIQPPAGFSEILPYVL
- the LOC112137320 gene encoding uncharacterized protein LOC112137320 isoform X1, with product MDSFVANKLIEWQLPELTDIFKDQEIDEEAFKLLDAETIRNLIPKVGPRLKFSKLHKELMSLNAERPITPSTSHNVATILPAEESEEASEVLLLSPSSVFDIRQVLNDTLSGKDILRSLDDVGAISRRQRIVLVQILVSFLIDKFGERPTTATKEALALSLVQTFPSLHDGSASGHEIWLSKSRKAVKNGKIYYYPATGFIEERLRNVRKKIRSHGFNQQSHEVNEPQRVQIPESMVPEERSQQQKEWLKHNCYLLTQVQEYMEETALYRANWI